Proteins encoded by one window of Pelmatolapia mariae isolate MD_Pm_ZW linkage group LG14, Pm_UMD_F_2, whole genome shotgun sequence:
- the LOC134641504 gene encoding EH domain-containing protein 2-like: protein MSFRRLWSTPKAMGDVNMVTEELKNLYYKRLLPVEKYYSFHHFHSPSYEDADFDNKPMVLVMGQYSTGKTTFIRYLIEQDFLGSRVGPEPTTDCFTALMYGEVEGIIPGNALTMDPKKPFRNLDPFGNSFLNRFQCVQMPNQILESISIIDTPGILTAAKRKLSRGYDFAAVLRWFAERVDRIILLFDAHKLEFSDELTRAFGALCGYEDKLRVVLNKADRVDSQHLMRVYGALMWSLGKVFQTPEILRVYVGSFWSEPRQMCDHYQLIELEEEDLLADIRNLPRNAAVRKLNDLVKRARLVRAHAHIISYLKQEMPTIFCRESKKHNLIYQLPVIFNKIQQQHRVPAGDFPDCTKMQEKLLGQDFSKFKKLKPSLMASLDKLLSTDIAKLVPYIQQQEQRKRSLHGVLDGEFLRTFKPEHYKRDPFKEPPIDEGSELDFDEWVVEKYKPKYDEIFYNLSPTEGKLSGTKVKEWMTKTLLPNSVLAHIWRLSDVDGDGMLDDEEFALAVHLIEEKVEGHWLPRELPPHLVPPSKRLSEASDVSV from the exons ATGTCCTTCCGGAGGCTTTGGAGCACCCCGAAAGCAATGGGGGACGTCAACATGGTGACAGAGGAGCTGAAGAATCTTTATTACAAGCGGCTGCTGCCAGTAGAAAAATACTATTCTTTCCATCACTTTCACTCACCAAGCTATGAGGACGCAGACTTTGACAACAAACCGATGGTGCTGGTGATGGGTCAGTACTCAACAGGAAAGACTACTTTTATCAG GTATCTCATAGAGCAAGATTTTCTTGGTAGCAGAGTTGGGCCAGAGCCAACCACTGACTGCTTCACTGCCCTCATGTATGGAGAAGTCGAGGGAATCATCCCTGGGAATGCCCTCACAATGGACCCGAAAAAGCCCTTTCGCAACCTCGACCCTTTTGGAAATTCGTTTCTGAACAG GTTTCAGTGTGTTCAGATGCCAAATCAGATCCTTGAGAGTATCAGCATAATTGACACGCCAGGCATCTTGACTGCTGCTAAAAGAAAACTGAGCCGAG GCTATGACTTCGCAGCGGTGCTGCGCTGGTTTGCAGAGCGTGTCGATCGGATCATCCTGCTGTTTGACGCGCATAAGCTGGAGTTTTCTGATGAGCTCACACGAGCATTCGGGGCCCTGTGCGGTTATGAGGACAAGTTGCGTGTGGTTCTCAACAAAGCTGACAGGGTGGACTCTCAGCATCTGATGAGAGTGTATGGCGCCCTCATGTGGTCACTGGGAAAAGTGTTTCAAACCCCTGAGATTTTACGGGTTTACGTCGGATCCTTCTGGTCAGAGCCGAGGCAGATGTGCGACCACTACCAGCTGATAGAGTTGGAGGAGGAGGATTTGTTGGCCGACATAAGGAACCTGCCACGCAACGCTGCAGTACGCAAGCTGAATGACCTGGTGAAGAGGGCGCGCTTAGTGAGG GCTCATGCACACATTATCAGCTATCTGAAGCAGGAGATGCCAACCATTTTTTGTAGAGAAAGCAAGAAGCATAATCTGATCTATCAGCTTCCCGTGATTTTTAACAAGATTCAGCAGCAGCATCGTGTCCCAGCTGGCGATTTCCCCGACTGCACAAAGATGCAg GAGAAACTTTTGGGGCAAGACTTCTCAAAGTTCAAGAAGCTGAAACCGAGCCTTATGGCCTCCTTGGATAAACTCCTCAGCACTGACATCGCCAAGCTGGTCCCCTACATCCAACAACAAGAACAGAGAAAGAGATCCCTCCACGGAGTGCTGGACGGGGAATTTTTGAGAACATTCAAGCCCGAGCATTACAAGAGAGACCCATTCAAAGAACCTCCCATAGATGAGGGGAGCGAGCTAGATTTCGATGAGTGGGTAGTGGAGAAATACAAACCCAAATACGATGAGATTTTCTACAACCTCAGTCCAACTGAGGGCAAACTTAGCGGAACCAAAGTCAAAGAGTGGATGACAAAGACTCTTCTGCCCAACTCTGTGCTCGCTCACATCTGGAGGCTGTCCGATGTAGACGGGGATGGCATGCTGGACGATGAGGAGTTTGCTTTGGCGGTCCACCTCATCGAGGAGAAAGTGGAGGGCCACTGGCTCCCCAGAGAGCTGCCTCCACACCTGGTGCCACCATCAAAACGGCTAAGTGAAGCAAGCGACGTGTCGGTGTGA